One window from the genome of Danaus plexippus chromosome 3 unlocalized genomic scaffold, MEX_DaPlex mxdp_30, whole genome shotgun sequence encodes:
- the LOC116771419 gene encoding transcription initiation factor TFIID subunit 6-like isoform X1, whose amino-acid sequence MGDSDLTYGSSLNVDSIKVISESVGIASLGDDAAKELADDVSFRLKVIVQDAMKFMHHSKRQKLSITDIDNALKIKNTEAQYGFVQPDSLPFRFASGGGRELHFIEEKEIDLSEILSAPPPKIPLDVSLRAHWLSVDGVQPTVPENPPPLSKEAQKLESVDPVSKLSKPANKDSAGKPVSGKAARLKASESVHVKQLATHELSVEQQLYYKEITEAGVGSDEGRRAEALQSLACDPGLHEMLPRMCTFISEGVKVNVVQNNLALLIYLMRMVKAMLDNQSLYLEKYLHELIPSVSTCIVSRQLCTRPEVDNHWALRDFAARLMAQLCKTFNTSTNNLQTRVTRLFAKALQCPSQTNNESGPSMVASMKESEKTPLASLYGAVQGLAELGPEVVKVFILPRVRWLGERVEGALGGAAGADRVAASNLKHQLLKVLAPVVRQLRQPPDLPDDYKREYGYLGPSLQQAVSKLRSSPTGGGGGGAVAVLPCTPPLLPHPPSPAPHAKSIESISTRNVVITSGAPSPAPSTPPPQKFVIVASQQKTQQNQPASGSGHIVVHSSQPTIVRSQNSVVVTSGPAGAQPPQKLVVVGVNPLHTAHSQHSPLQATTTVSGVSQAPVSVVAKPVFARGGSAPQPPPELDDLSHLA is encoded by the exons atgggTGATTCTGACTTAACTTATGGATCATCCCTGAATGTAGATTCTATAAAGGTGATATCTGAAAGTGTCGGCATAGCAAGTCTTGGGGATGATGCTGCTAAGGAACTAGCAGATGATGTTTCCTTTAgattaaaagtaattgttCAAGATGCTATGAAATTCATGCATCATTCAAAAAGACAAAAACTTTCTATTACAGATATAGAcaatgctttaaaaataaaaaacactgaA GCCCAGTATGGTTTTGTGCAGCCTGACTCATTGCCATTCAGGTTTGCATCTGGTGGTGGTAGAGAGCTACATTTTATAGAGGAGAAAGAAATTGATTTATCAGAAATACTGTCAGCTCCACCCCCAAAAATTCCTCTTGATGTGTCCTTGAGAGCACACTGGCTTAGTGTTGATGGGGTTCAGCCAACTGTTCCCGAGAATCCGCCACCATTATCCAAAGAGGCACAAAAATTGGAGTCAGTTGATCCTGTTTCTAAATTAAGCAAGCCTGCCAATAAAGATTCAGCAG gaAAACCAGTTAGTGGTAAAGCAGCTAGACTTAAAGCCTCAGAGTCTGTCCATGTTAAACAACTTGCAACACACGAGCTTAGTGTGGAACAACAGCTATATTATAAGGAAATCACAGAAGCAGGTGTGGGCAGTGATGAGGGACGGAGAGCT GAAGCCCTGCAATCACTGGCATGTGATCCTGGCCTACATGAGATGTTGCCAAGGATGTGTACATTTATATCAGAGGGTGTAAAAGTCAATGTTGTCCAGAATAACTTGGCTCtccttatttatttgatgagAATGGTGAAAGCAATGTTGGACAATCAATcactttatttagaaaaatat cttCATGAATTGATTCCATCAGTCTCAACGTGTATAGTGTCCCGACAGCTTTGTACGCGGCCAGAAGTTGACAACCACTGGGCGCTCCGAGACTTCGCCGCTCGACTAATGGCCCAGCTGTGCAAAACATTTAATACTTCTACTAATAATCTACAAACAAGAGTTACAAG GTTGTTTGCAAAAGCCCTGCAATGTCCATCACAAACAAACAACGAAAGTGGACCGTCAATGGTTGCTTCTATGAAGGAATCTGAGAAGACTCCTTTAGCCTCGCTCTATGGAGCAGTCCAAGGTTTAGCTGAGTTGGGTCCTGAGGTGGTGAAg GTATTTATCCTGCCTCGTGTACGATGGTTAGGCGAGCGTGTGGAGGGTGCGCTAGGTGGGGCTGCGGGCGCAGACCGTGTAGCTGCGAGCAACCTTAAACACCAGTTACTCAAGGTGTTGGCTCCAGTAGTGCGACAGCTTCGTCAACCGCCCGACCTTCCTGATGACTACAA ACGCGAGTACGGCTACCTCGGTCCGAGTCTACAGCAAGCTGTGAGTAAGCTGCGGTCGTCTCCGACAGGCGGCGGCGGAGGCGGCGCGGTGGCCGTGTTGCCGTGTACCCCGCCTCTGCTACCTCACCCGCCATCACCCGCACCACACGCCAAGTCCATCG AGTCAATATCGACCCGTAACGTTGTGATTACATCAGGCGCCCCCTCCCCCGCGCCCTCAACACCTCCGCCGCAGAAATTCGTCATAGTAGCCTCGCAACAGAAGACGCAACAG AACCAACCAGCCAGTGGGTCCGGTCACATAGTAGTTCATAGCTCGCAGCCTACCATCGTCCGCAGTCAAAAT TCGGTGGTGGTGACGAGCGGGCCGGCGGGAGCACAGCCGCCGCAGAAGCTGGTGGTGGTGGGGGTGAACCCCCTGCACACAGCACACTCGCAACACTCACCGCTGCAGGCCACCACCACGGTGTCGGGCGTCAGTCAG GCGCCCGTGTCAGTGGTCGCCAAGCCGGTGTTCGCTCGCGGCGGCTCGGCCCCGCAGCCTCCGCCGGAGCTGGACGACCTGTCGCACCTCGCTTGA
- the LOC116771419 gene encoding transcription initiation factor TFIID subunit 6-like isoform X2, producing MGDSDLTYGSSLNVDSIKVISESVGIASLGDDAAKELADDVSFRLKVIVQDAMKFMHHSKRQKLSITDIDNALKIKNTEAQYGFVQPDSLPFRFASGGGRELHFIEEKEIDLSEILSAPPPKIPLDVSLRAHWLSVDGVQPTVPENPPPLSKEAQKLESVDPVSKLSKPANKDSAGKPVSGKAARLKASESVHVKQLATHELSVEQQLYYKEITEAGVGSDEGRRAEALQSLACDPGLHEMLPRMCTFISEGVKVNVVQNNLALLIYLMRMVKAMLDNQSLYLEKYLHELIPSVSTCIVSRQLCTRPEVDNHWALRDFAARLMAQLCKTFNTSTNNLQTRVTRLFAKALQCPSQTNNESGPSMVASMKESEKTPLASLYGAVQGLAELGPEVVKVFILPRVRWLGERVEGALGGAAGADRVAASNLKHQLLKVLAPVVRQLRQPPDLPDDYKREYGYLGPSLQQAVSKLRSSPTGGGGGGAVAVLPCTPPLLPHPPSPAPHAKSIESISTRNVVITSGAPSPAPSTPPPQKFVIVASQQKTQQNQPASGSGHIVVHSSQPTIVRSQNAPVSVVAKPVFARGGSAPQPPPELDDLSHLA from the exons atgggTGATTCTGACTTAACTTATGGATCATCCCTGAATGTAGATTCTATAAAGGTGATATCTGAAAGTGTCGGCATAGCAAGTCTTGGGGATGATGCTGCTAAGGAACTAGCAGATGATGTTTCCTTTAgattaaaagtaattgttCAAGATGCTATGAAATTCATGCATCATTCAAAAAGACAAAAACTTTCTATTACAGATATAGAcaatgctttaaaaataaaaaacactgaA GCCCAGTATGGTTTTGTGCAGCCTGACTCATTGCCATTCAGGTTTGCATCTGGTGGTGGTAGAGAGCTACATTTTATAGAGGAGAAAGAAATTGATTTATCAGAAATACTGTCAGCTCCACCCCCAAAAATTCCTCTTGATGTGTCCTTGAGAGCACACTGGCTTAGTGTTGATGGGGTTCAGCCAACTGTTCCCGAGAATCCGCCACCATTATCCAAAGAGGCACAAAAATTGGAGTCAGTTGATCCTGTTTCTAAATTAAGCAAGCCTGCCAATAAAGATTCAGCAG gaAAACCAGTTAGTGGTAAAGCAGCTAGACTTAAAGCCTCAGAGTCTGTCCATGTTAAACAACTTGCAACACACGAGCTTAGTGTGGAACAACAGCTATATTATAAGGAAATCACAGAAGCAGGTGTGGGCAGTGATGAGGGACGGAGAGCT GAAGCCCTGCAATCACTGGCATGTGATCCTGGCCTACATGAGATGTTGCCAAGGATGTGTACATTTATATCAGAGGGTGTAAAAGTCAATGTTGTCCAGAATAACTTGGCTCtccttatttatttgatgagAATGGTGAAAGCAATGTTGGACAATCAATcactttatttagaaaaatat cttCATGAATTGATTCCATCAGTCTCAACGTGTATAGTGTCCCGACAGCTTTGTACGCGGCCAGAAGTTGACAACCACTGGGCGCTCCGAGACTTCGCCGCTCGACTAATGGCCCAGCTGTGCAAAACATTTAATACTTCTACTAATAATCTACAAACAAGAGTTACAAG GTTGTTTGCAAAAGCCCTGCAATGTCCATCACAAACAAACAACGAAAGTGGACCGTCAATGGTTGCTTCTATGAAGGAATCTGAGAAGACTCCTTTAGCCTCGCTCTATGGAGCAGTCCAAGGTTTAGCTGAGTTGGGTCCTGAGGTGGTGAAg GTATTTATCCTGCCTCGTGTACGATGGTTAGGCGAGCGTGTGGAGGGTGCGCTAGGTGGGGCTGCGGGCGCAGACCGTGTAGCTGCGAGCAACCTTAAACACCAGTTACTCAAGGTGTTGGCTCCAGTAGTGCGACAGCTTCGTCAACCGCCCGACCTTCCTGATGACTACAA ACGCGAGTACGGCTACCTCGGTCCGAGTCTACAGCAAGCTGTGAGTAAGCTGCGGTCGTCTCCGACAGGCGGCGGCGGAGGCGGCGCGGTGGCCGTGTTGCCGTGTACCCCGCCTCTGCTACCTCACCCGCCATCACCCGCACCACACGCCAAGTCCATCG AGTCAATATCGACCCGTAACGTTGTGATTACATCAGGCGCCCCCTCCCCCGCGCCCTCAACACCTCCGCCGCAGAAATTCGTCATAGTAGCCTCGCAACAGAAGACGCAACAG AACCAACCAGCCAGTGGGTCCGGTCACATAGTAGTTCATAGCTCGCAGCCTACCATCGTCCGCAGTCAAAAT GCGCCCGTGTCAGTGGTCGCCAAGCCGGTGTTCGCTCGCGGCGGCTCGGCCCCGCAGCCTCCGCCGGAGCTGGACGACCTGTCGCACCTCGCTTGA